AAAACTCAGTGGCGATACTTCCGAGCACGAAGACGAAGAGAATTTTGTCGAACGCCTCAACCAGTCTCTCGAAGCGTTCCACGAACGCGCAAGCGAAGTGCTTATGGAAAATGCGGTCAAGACGCAGGAAATCCTTTTGGAAGTTCTCGAACAGACACAGCGTGCCGCGGCACAGCAGTCGTCTCCGAAGGCAGAGGGCTAGCCTATGCGTTTGCGTCGCGAAGAAGGCAGCAATCCCTGGATGGCGTATACCGACCTTGGCATAGCCCTGGTATCGCTGTTCATATTGGCGTTTGTCGCCATGGCAACACTTAAGGAGCAGAAGGCCGAAGACCTTACGCGTACCGAAGAAGAAGTGCTCAGCTGCCAGGAAGAAATGCGCAAGATTGCCGCCGAGCGCAATGCGCTTTTGGCGAAGAGCCTGCAGACTTCTATCGAGGCGGGCCTTATCGCGCTTGAAGACGGGAAAATTCAGATTCAGGCTTCGTTCCTGTTCCCGACCAATGGCGCGAATCTCACACAGGAAGGTATCGGCGTCATCAAGGGTATCAGCAAGGGCCTGCTCGATGCGCTCGATACTGGCGATGTAATTATGGTGAGCGGCTTTACCGACGACATCCCGTTCAGCGGCTCTACCACCTACACGAACTGGAACCTTTCTACCGAACGCGCCGTGAACGTGGTGAAGACGCTTATTAAGGAAGGGTTCCCTTCTGACCGCCTGTTTGCTGCGGGCTTCGGCGAATTCCAGCCCAAGTACCCCAACGACACCGAGGAACACCGCCGCCTCAATCGTCGCGTGGAAATCGGTGTGACACCGTTACGCCTGGGGAGTACCCGCTAATGCAGGAACGCATAGAATCCGTACGCCGCACGATAGATTCCATACGCAAGTCTG
The window above is part of the Fibrobacter sp. UWR2 genome. Proteins encoded here:
- a CDS encoding OmpA family protein, translated to MRLRREEGSNPWMAYTDLGIALVSLFILAFVAMATLKEQKAEDLTRTEEEVLSCQEEMRKIAAERNALLAKSLQTSIEAGLIALEDGKIQIQASFLFPTNGANLTQEGIGVIKGISKGLLDALDTGDVIMVSGFTDDIPFSGSTTYTNWNLSTERAVNVVKTLIKEGFPSDRLFAAGFGEFQPKYPNDTEEHRRLNRRVEIGVTPLRLGSTR